A single region of the Thermomicrobiales bacterium genome encodes:
- a CDS encoding metal ABC transporter ATP-binding protein, whose product MDLSLAPGEIVALVGPNGAGKSTLMRVLAGILPPSHGRVLVDGVDCHGPSPCIIYVPQRSAVDWTFPIDVTEVVLLAKRKARSRLLPFGDADRDAAREALRQVGMERFATVQISRLSGGQQQRVFLARALIQDGDVYLLDEPFTGVDVPTQDIVVGVLHDLAARGKTIVYATHDLYQAFRSSDRVILLNRTVIADGPPGQVATEENLRATFGGRSSIFDLIDLGKEAVNP is encoded by the coding sequence ATCGATCTGTCTCTAGCACCAGGGGAGATCGTCGCGTTGGTCGGACCGAATGGCGCCGGGAAAAGCACGCTCATGCGCGTGCTCGCGGGCATCCTGCCACCGTCACATGGGCGGGTATTGGTCGACGGTGTCGACTGCCATGGTCCCAGCCCCTGCATCATCTATGTGCCGCAACGATCGGCCGTCGACTGGACATTTCCCATCGATGTGACCGAGGTTGTCTTGCTGGCGAAAAGGAAAGCGCGCAGCCGGCTATTGCCGTTTGGCGACGCCGATCGCGACGCGGCTCGGGAAGCGCTCCGACAGGTCGGCATGGAGAGGTTCGCGACCGTCCAGATCAGCCGGCTTTCGGGTGGCCAGCAGCAGCGCGTCTTTCTCGCCCGGGCGTTGATTCAGGACGGCGACGTCTATCTGCTCGACGAGCCGTTCACCGGGGTCGACGTTCCAACCCAGGACATTGTGGTCGGGGTGCTGCACGATCTTGCCGCGCGCGGAAAAACGATCGTCTACGCCACCCACGATCTCTATCAAGCGTTCAGATCATCGGATCGTGTGATCCTGCTCAACCGCACCGTGATTGCCGACGGCCCTCCCGGCCAGGTAGCAACGGAGGAGAACCTGCGCGCGACGTTCGGAGGACGGTCTTCGATCTTCGATCTCATCGATCTCGGGAAAGAGGCCGTCAACCCGTGA
- a CDS encoding zinc ABC transporter substrate-binding protein, giving the protein MSSRFSRRALLLGSAAVAVGPGLTARTIHAQDDAVPPFATPSALPVVESRADGALKISTSTSILADLARQIGGERVEVTSILPANADPHDFEPSPDDVIEIEDADLIVLHGLQLDTWADSLIESAQTDAPVVVATVGIETIGGDHEGGDHDEEDHDHDFDMGDPHVWFDPMRAKQMAANIRDGLAALDPDGATGYQERYEAYAAELDRLDHDIRERIELIPEDRRIMVTNHDALAYYAERYGLTIVGTVIPGLDSRTEPSAKDVVALIERVEESGVSVIFAENTVDPALAESLAADTGIRVAPDLYTDSLGDEGSGADTYIGLMQTDTLIIVENLRDA; this is encoded by the coding sequence ATGTCCAGTCGATTCAGCCGTCGCGCGTTGCTCCTGGGGAGTGCGGCCGTGGCCGTCGGGCCGGGTCTGACCGCTCGAACCATCCACGCGCAGGACGACGCTGTTCCCCCCTTCGCTACCCCATCCGCGTTGCCTGTCGTCGAGTCGAGGGCGGATGGCGCCCTGAAGATCAGCACGTCGACCAGCATTCTTGCGGATCTTGCTCGCCAGATTGGCGGTGAACGCGTCGAAGTCACCTCGATCCTGCCGGCAAATGCCGATCCGCATGACTTCGAGCCGTCGCCGGACGATGTGATCGAAATCGAGGATGCCGATCTGATCGTGTTGCATGGTCTGCAACTCGATACCTGGGCCGACAGCCTGATCGAATCGGCGCAGACAGACGCTCCAGTCGTCGTGGCAACCGTGGGAATCGAGACGATCGGTGGCGATCATGAGGGCGGGGATCACGACGAGGAGGACCACGACCACGACTTCGACATGGGCGATCCGCACGTATGGTTCGATCCGATGCGCGCGAAACAGATGGCTGCCAACATTCGCGACGGGCTCGCGGCGCTCGATCCGGATGGCGCGACGGGATACCAGGAACGATACGAAGCCTACGCAGCGGAGCTCGATCGTCTCGATCATGACATTCGCGAGCGCATCGAGCTCATTCCGGAAGACCGGCGCATCATGGTGACCAATCACGACGCGCTTGCCTACTATGCCGAACGCTATGGGCTGACGATCGTTGGCACGGTGATTCCAGGACTCGACTCGCGTACTGAGCCATCGGCCAAGGACGTCGTCGCGTTGATCGAGCGGGTGGAAGAGAGCGGCGTCTCGGTGATTTTTGCTGAGAACACGGTCGATCCGGCCCTGGCCGAGTCACTCGCGGCCGATACGGGGATTCGAGTTGCGCCAGATCTCTATACCGACAGTCTGGGCGATGAGGGTTCGGGAGCCGACACATACATCGGCCTTATGCAAACCGACACCCTGATCATCGTCGAGAATCTGCGCGACGCATGA
- a CDS encoding metal ABC transporter permease, with protein sequence MSWLTQPWEHPFMQNALLAAMLVGLLCGVIGVFVVLKGLAFMGDALSHAIFPGIVIAYLFGANYLIGAMIAAIVVSILIGMASSHTHINNDTAIGVFFVGAFALGIALISTQRTYTRDLTSFLVGSILGVSREDLYLTAGVGTIVLLVVALTRRELTSIAFDPVFSQADGINVRLYEQLFFIMLSLAIVISLQTVGNILVLALLVTPAATARLLTDRLVTMIGISAVLGGLSGLLGLYLSYHFSLASGASVVLVATSFFILAYLFAPQTGVVTLSVRRRLHYAHPERDTFQDT encoded by the coding sequence GTGAGCTGGCTCACGCAACCGTGGGAACACCCGTTCATGCAGAATGCCCTGCTGGCGGCAATGCTGGTGGGACTGCTCTGCGGGGTCATCGGGGTTTTCGTCGTGCTCAAGGGACTCGCGTTCATGGGCGACGCACTGTCGCACGCGATCTTCCCAGGAATCGTGATCGCCTATCTGTTCGGCGCGAACTACCTGATCGGCGCGATGATCGCGGCAATCGTCGTTTCGATCCTGATCGGTATGGCCAGCAGCCACACGCATATCAACAACGACACAGCCATCGGGGTTTTCTTCGTCGGCGCGTTCGCGCTCGGAATCGCGCTCATCTCCACCCAGCGCACGTACACACGCGACCTGACTTCGTTCCTGGTCGGCTCGATTCTGGGCGTCTCCCGAGAGGATCTCTATCTGACCGCAGGAGTGGGCACGATCGTGCTCCTGGTCGTTGCACTGACACGCAGAGAATTGACGTCGATTGCGTTCGATCCGGTCTTTTCGCAGGCCGACGGCATCAACGTCAGGCTGTATGAGCAACTCTTCTTTATCATGCTCTCGCTGGCCATCGTCATCTCGCTGCAGACCGTGGGGAACATCCTGGTGCTCGCGCTGTTGGTGACACCGGCGGCGACGGCACGACTCCTGACCGACCGGCTTGTCACGATGATCGGGATTTCGGCGGTACTGGGCGGCCTCTCGGGATTGCTGGGCCTCTATCTCTCGTACCACTTCTCGCTCGCGAGCGGCGCCAGCGTCGTGCTCGTAGCGACGTCCTTCTTCATCCTTGCCTATCTCTTTGCCCCGCAGACCGGAGTCGTCACCCTATCCGTCCGCCGCCGGCTGCACTATGCCCATCCAGAGCGCGACACGTTCCAGGACACCTGA
- a CDS encoding DUF2207 domain-containing protein: protein MIDRSAEQPHRRSPGARILRGAAALLALLLVWQLAVAVRAPDVSAARSVEWAQFNVAIKLLTDGKLSVTETQVIDFEEGPFTAGSRTIPLGKVDGISDVRISEIVDGQKLPYAQVSTFEREPGTFTVNETSSELLINWGFSPTTDATRTFEISYLVEGAVRNYPDEDPPNQQIWWTAISSQLTNTAPVLESTTSITLTQPVDPAEVVVGTENLPIEPTTTDNQTWTWYATDLTDGDDLTVRIQFPPLVNVATPSWQTRDDEQRAQDEVNEQRSAVYNLGFLALGVLGALVGGISLYGLWYSKGRDPQVGPVASFLAHPPGDLPPGAVGVLLDETADQRDVVATLVDLGNRGVIKMEESRSEGFLGFGSSSDYDITLVDVPENVRPFEKTLLVSLFGSELETGKRVKMSDVGARFQGSSERIKDQLVDEVVERKFFDTEPDTVRQRYRSFGIGALVLAILLGCIGISFFSTSAPMVWFPVVVLGILAVILIVISARMPKKTHLGAEEAAKYRAFRTYLADIDKYENIEAKNDIFQQYLPYAIAFGLEEEYTNKFARAGSATPTWYDPVPGDWSDGVPSGRRGGMGPVIIWGNSPFGGGTWGGSGGSRSDGERGGGLDLPDLQDMSDSTARNLSNSSNSLAGMLTAAAAAFGAAAASGGGGGRSFGGGGGFGGGFSGGGGFGGGGGSGGGGGGFS from the coding sequence ATGATCGATCGATCTGCCGAACAACCTCACCGCCGATCTCCTGGCGCGCGCATCCTGCGTGGAGCGGCAGCGCTGCTTGCCCTCTTGCTCGTTTGGCAGTTGGCAGTGGCGGTGCGTGCCCCTGATGTGTCTGCGGCGCGGTCAGTCGAATGGGCCCAATTCAATGTAGCGATCAAGCTGCTGACGGACGGCAAGCTCTCGGTCACGGAAACGCAAGTGATCGATTTCGAAGAAGGACCGTTTACCGCCGGGTCGCGCACCATTCCACTGGGGAAGGTCGACGGCATCTCTGACGTACGCATCTCCGAGATTGTGGACGGGCAGAAACTGCCGTATGCGCAAGTGAGCACGTTCGAGCGCGAGCCCGGCACGTTCACCGTCAACGAAACCTCATCCGAATTGCTGATCAACTGGGGTTTCAGTCCGACGACCGATGCGACCCGTACATTCGAAATCAGCTATCTGGTCGAAGGCGCGGTTCGCAACTATCCCGATGAAGATCCCCCCAACCAGCAAATCTGGTGGACGGCGATCAGCTCCCAACTCACCAACACCGCCCCGGTGCTCGAATCGACCACATCGATCACTCTCACGCAGCCGGTCGATCCGGCGGAAGTCGTCGTTGGGACCGAGAATCTGCCGATCGAGCCAACCACAACAGACAACCAGACCTGGACCTGGTACGCAACCGATCTCACCGATGGCGACGACCTGACGGTCCGCATTCAGTTTCCACCTCTGGTGAACGTTGCCACTCCGTCCTGGCAAACACGCGACGATGAACAGCGCGCGCAGGACGAGGTCAACGAGCAACGCAGTGCCGTTTACAACCTCGGCTTCCTTGCCCTGGGCGTGCTTGGCGCGCTCGTCGGTGGCATATCGCTCTATGGTCTCTGGTATTCCAAGGGACGCGATCCGCAGGTCGGACCGGTGGCGTCGTTCCTGGCGCATCCCCCCGGAGATTTGCCTCCCGGCGCGGTCGGCGTGTTGCTCGACGAGACTGCCGATCAACGTGACGTGGTGGCCACCCTGGTCGACCTTGGGAATCGCGGCGTGATCAAGATGGAGGAGAGCAGGTCAGAAGGCTTCCTGGGTTTCGGTTCGTCTTCCGATTACGACATCACACTAGTTGACGTTCCGGAAAATGTGCGCCCATTCGAAAAGACGCTCCTGGTTTCGCTTTTTGGCTCTGAGCTCGAAACCGGCAAGCGGGTCAAGATGAGCGATGTCGGAGCGCGTTTCCAGGGAAGCTCCGAACGGATCAAGGACCAGTTGGTCGACGAGGTGGTCGAGCGCAAGTTCTTCGACACCGAACCCGACACGGTGCGCCAGCGCTATCGATCATTTGGCATCGGCGCGCTCGTGCTCGCGATATTGCTCGGATGCATCGGCATTTCCTTCTTCTCGACTTCGGCTCCGATGGTCTGGTTCCCGGTTGTCGTGCTCGGTATCCTGGCGGTGATCCTGATCGTTATCAGCGCGCGCATGCCGAAGAAGACGCACCTTGGCGCCGAAGAAGCCGCGAAGTACCGCGCATTCCGCACCTACCTGGCCGATATCGACAAGTACGAGAACATCGAAGCCAAGAACGACATCTTCCAGCAATACCTGCCATACGCGATCGCGTTTGGTCTCGAGGAGGAGTACACGAACAAGTTCGCGCGTGCCGGTTCGGCCACGCCGACCTGGTACGATCCCGTCCCCGGTGATTGGAGCGACGGCGTGCCGAGCGGGCGGCGTGGCGGCATGGGGCCGGTCATCATCTGGGGCAACAGCCCATTTGGTGGTGGTACCTGGGGCGGTTCGGGCGGCTCCAGGAGCGATGGCGAACGAGGTGGAGGTCTCGACCTTCCTGATCTGCAAGACATGAGCGACTCCACCGCGAGGAATCTGAGCAATTCCAGCAACAGCCTGGCGGGCATGTTGACCGCGGCTGCCGCTGCATTCGGCGCCGCAGCCGCAAGTGGCGGCGGTGGCGGCCGCTCCTTCGGTGGCGGTGGCGGATTTGGCGGCGGGTTCAGTGGCGGAGGCGGCTTCGGCGGCGGCGGTGGATCAGGCGGTGGTGGCGGCGGATTCAGCTAG
- a CDS encoding Fur family transcriptional regulator has translation MLADHGYRATAPRKEVVEAVMRQSRPFTAEQMVHQLPEISRATVYRTLEIMASLDILSRLLQSNGHPAYVVGEPGHRHHLICSGCGYVVAFTTCPVEPVVSELGKSHDFAIQGHSLEIFGLCHDCRSASSSHI, from the coding sequence ATGCTTGCGGACCATGGATACCGGGCGACCGCTCCTCGCAAAGAGGTGGTGGAAGCAGTCATGCGGCAGAGTCGACCGTTCACTGCCGAGCAGATGGTGCACCAACTGCCGGAAATCAGCCGCGCGACGGTCTATCGAACGCTCGAGATCATGGCATCGTTGGACATTCTCTCCCGGCTCTTGCAATCCAATGGGCATCCGGCATATGTCGTCGGAGAGCCCGGTCACCGGCATCATCTCATCTGCTCCGGGTGTGGATATGTGGTTGCGTTCACCACCTGCCCGGTAGAACCTGTGGTCAGCGAGCTTGGCAAGAGCCATGACTTCGCTATCCAGGGACACAGTCTGGAAATCTTCGGGCTTTGTCACGACTGCCGAAGCGCATCATCCTCACATATTTGA